The Opitutus sp. ER46 genome contains a region encoding:
- a CDS encoding nitronate monooxygenase has protein sequence MSSPVIIQGGMGVAVSNWQLARTVSRLGELGVISGTLLAVILARRLADGDASGDMRRGLEAFPIPAVAERIIDTYFVPGGQAPGTPFRGVPMPTLEPSRAFTELTVAANFVEVHLAKEGHSGQVGINLLEKIQLATLPSLYGAMLAGVDYVLMGAGIPRAIPGALDRLSTGAAAELKVDVAGAQDAEAYFSRFDPAAFFGRPAPVVPRPQFLAIVSSATLALTLAKKSNGRVDGFVVEGALAGGHNAPPRGPLQLDAQGEPIYGVRDTPDLAKIKEIGLPFWLAGAQASPAHLAAAQAQGAVGIQIGTAFAFCDEAGVDRSLKDEMIAASRAGKARVFTDPLASPTGFPFKVAQLSGTLSEAGVYAARERVCDLGYLRQPYRRDDGSLGYRCSAEPVDAFVAKGGATAECNGRKCLCNGLVATVGLGQRRHGASETPIITAGNELATLARLVPPGADRYSAADVIAHVRGTS, from the coding sequence ATGTCATCTCCCGTCATCATTCAGGGCGGCATGGGCGTCGCCGTTTCCAACTGGCAGCTGGCCCGCACCGTCTCGCGCCTCGGCGAACTGGGCGTCATCTCCGGCACCCTCCTCGCCGTCATCCTTGCCCGCCGTCTCGCCGACGGCGACGCCAGCGGCGACATGCGCCGCGGCCTCGAGGCATTTCCCATCCCCGCGGTCGCCGAGCGTATCATCGACACGTACTTTGTCCCCGGCGGCCAGGCTCCCGGCACGCCTTTCCGCGGCGTGCCCATGCCGACGCTTGAGCCCAGCCGCGCCTTCACCGAGCTCACCGTCGCCGCCAACTTCGTCGAGGTGCATCTCGCCAAGGAGGGGCACTCCGGCCAGGTCGGCATCAACCTGCTGGAAAAGATCCAGCTCGCCACCCTGCCGTCGCTCTACGGCGCCATGCTCGCCGGCGTCGATTACGTCCTGATGGGCGCGGGCATTCCCCGCGCGATCCCCGGCGCGCTCGACCGCCTGAGCACCGGCGCCGCCGCCGAACTCAAGGTCGACGTCGCCGGCGCCCAGGACGCCGAGGCGTACTTTTCGCGTTTCGATCCCGCCGCGTTCTTCGGCCGTCCCGCCCCGGTCGTACCGCGGCCGCAGTTTCTGGCCATCGTCTCCTCGGCGACGCTCGCCCTCACCCTGGCAAAAAAGTCCAACGGTCGCGTCGACGGCTTCGTCGTCGAGGGCGCACTCGCCGGCGGCCACAACGCCCCGCCGCGCGGCCCGCTGCAGCTGGACGCGCAAGGCGAACCGATCTATGGCGTGCGCGACACCCCCGATCTCGCGAAGATCAAGGAAATCGGCCTGCCGTTCTGGCTCGCCGGCGCGCAGGCCTCGCCCGCCCACCTCGCCGCCGCCCAGGCCCAGGGCGCCGTCGGCATCCAAATCGGCACCGCGTTCGCTTTCTGCGACGAAGCTGGCGTCGACCGCTCGCTCAAGGACGAGATGATCGCTGCCAGCCGCGCCGGCAAAGCCCGCGTCTTCACCGATCCCCTCGCGTCGCCCACCGGCTTTCCATTCAAGGTCGCGCAGCTCTCCGGCACGTTGTCCGAGGCCGGCGTCTACGCCGCCCGCGAGCGCGTCTGCGACCTCGGTTACCTGCGGCAGCCCTATCGCCGTGACGACGGTTCGCTCGGCTACCGCTGCTCCGCCGAGCCCGTCGACGCCTTCGTCGCCAAGGGCGGCGCTACCGCCGAGTGCAACGGACGAAAGTGCCTCTGCAACGGACTCGTCGCCACGGTGGGACTCGGGCAGCGGCGCCACGGCGCGAGCGAGACGCCGATCATCACCGCGGGCAACGAACTCGCCACGCTCGCGCGGCTGGTTCCGCCCGGCGCTGACCGCTACAGCGCGGCCGATGTCATCGCACATGTGCGCGGCACGAGCTGA
- a CDS encoding sigma-70 family RNA polymerase sigma factor, which yields MAEILAATSEITRLLQACGRGERQASAELLPLVYDELRRHAAVRMASEPAGQTLQPTALVHEAWLRLNRDDAQVWQNRAHFFGAAAEAMRRILIENARRKSRLKRGGDRQRVNFDDVELADTTPDEKILLIDEALERLQLEDPEKARVVLLKFFGGRTNQEVAEMLDVTERTVERHWAYAKAWLFESIRAQKG from the coding sequence GTGGCTGAGATCCTGGCCGCGACCTCCGAGATCACCCGGTTGCTGCAGGCGTGCGGCCGGGGCGAGCGCCAGGCTTCGGCGGAACTCCTGCCGCTGGTCTACGACGAACTGCGGCGCCATGCGGCGGTGCGTATGGCGAGCGAACCCGCCGGGCAGACGCTCCAGCCCACCGCGCTGGTGCACGAAGCCTGGCTGCGGCTGAACCGGGACGATGCCCAGGTCTGGCAGAACCGCGCGCACTTCTTCGGAGCGGCGGCGGAGGCCATGCGCCGGATCCTGATCGAGAACGCCCGGCGCAAGTCGCGCCTCAAGCGGGGTGGCGACCGGCAGCGCGTGAATTTCGACGACGTCGAGCTGGCCGATACCACGCCGGACGAGAAGATCCTGCTGATCGACGAGGCGCTGGAGCGGCTGCAACTGGAGGATCCGGAGAAGGCGCGGGTCGTGCTCCTGAAGTTCTTCGGCGGGCGGACCAATCAGGAAGTCGCCGAGATGCTGGACGTGACCGAAAGAACGGTGGAACGGCACTGGGCCTACGCGAAGGCATGGCTGTTTGAGAGCATCCGGGCCCAGAAGGGCTGA
- a CDS encoding serine/threonine-protein kinase yields MSDAMDARIVRDPSGIFETARHLADGPARRAFLEGACGGDLTLRRRVEALLRAADDAEEFFAETTSAVDRAITTLHAQHGAEGLAEAMSAYLPGEEPIGSRIGRYKLRRKIGEGGCGVVYEAEQEEPVRRAVALKIIKLGMETRSVIARFEAERQALAMMDHPNIAHVFDAGATQRGSPYFVMELVRGVKITEYCDQHRLPTRERLDLFVQICHAIQHAHQKGIIHGDIKPSNIMVTLHDGVPVPKVIDFGISKATEVRLADKVLVTADGQLIGTPAYMSPEQAELGAMDIDTRSDIYSLGVLLYELLTGKTPFDPQELGSAGYDGMRRILREKEPPRPSVRLKMLAPEELLRVATARRSEPARLWALYRGDLDWVVMKALEKDRRRRYETANGLAVDIQRHLSNDAVVARPPSRIYRFQKLVRRNRGVFVATGAVGLSLILGTATSTWLFLRERDARRRAVAAEQEEARLRQGAELRQKLTQAALLVSQDKFAKADALLAGIPVNQPTVEGAAVLRSLGEWHAVENRWAEAVKRFQMLVRIDQLDGWDVTTLDLLRLGPALIESGDVAGYERFCEAAILHHVAAAVSAGDRIVKISLLRPANERLLASLKPYAEGTAKSLAMADSNGDGFGAAWRSMSLALWEYRRGDLARAADWANRCLNYENANEPRQATARAILAMALRQLGRVEEARSQLATARELIEARDKGAANRGTPVQGFWFDWQFARLIYREAAAKVGPQAQE; encoded by the coding sequence ATGAGCGACGCGATGGATGCCCGGATCGTGCGTGATCCCTCTGGAATCTTCGAGACTGCGCGCCACCTGGCCGACGGTCCGGCGCGCCGCGCGTTCCTGGAGGGAGCCTGCGGGGGCGACCTGACCCTGCGCCGCCGGGTGGAGGCGCTGCTGCGGGCGGCGGACGACGCGGAGGAGTTCTTTGCGGAGACGACGTCCGCGGTGGATCGCGCGATCACGACGCTCCACGCGCAGCACGGGGCCGAGGGGCTGGCGGAGGCGATGAGCGCGTACCTGCCGGGCGAGGAGCCGATCGGGAGCCGGATCGGACGGTACAAGCTGCGCCGGAAGATCGGGGAAGGCGGCTGCGGCGTGGTGTACGAGGCGGAGCAGGAGGAGCCGGTGCGCCGCGCGGTGGCGCTCAAGATCATCAAGCTTGGGATGGAAACCCGGAGCGTGATCGCGCGTTTCGAGGCGGAGCGGCAGGCGCTGGCGATGATGGATCACCCCAACATCGCGCACGTGTTCGATGCCGGCGCGACCCAGCGCGGGTCGCCGTACTTCGTGATGGAGCTCGTGCGGGGCGTGAAGATCACCGAGTACTGCGACCAGCACCGGCTGCCGACGCGCGAGCGGTTGGATCTGTTCGTGCAGATCTGCCACGCGATCCAGCACGCGCACCAGAAGGGCATCATCCACGGCGACATCAAACCCTCGAACATCATGGTGACCCTCCATGACGGGGTGCCGGTGCCGAAGGTCATCGATTTTGGCATCTCCAAGGCCACCGAAGTCAGGCTTGCCGACAAGGTGCTCGTCACGGCCGACGGTCAACTGATCGGCACGCCGGCGTACATGAGTCCCGAGCAGGCGGAGCTGGGGGCGATGGACATCGATACCCGCAGCGACATCTACAGCCTCGGGGTGCTGTTGTACGAATTGCTGACGGGCAAGACGCCCTTCGATCCCCAGGAACTCGGGTCGGCCGGGTACGACGGGATGCGCCGGATCCTGCGCGAGAAGGAGCCGCCGCGGCCGTCGGTGCGGCTGAAGATGCTGGCGCCGGAGGAACTGCTGCGCGTGGCGACGGCGCGGCGCTCGGAGCCCGCGCGCCTTTGGGCGCTGTATCGGGGCGACCTGGATTGGGTGGTGATGAAGGCCCTCGAGAAGGATCGGCGCCGCCGTTACGAGACGGCTAACGGCCTGGCGGTGGACATCCAGCGTCACCTCAGCAACGACGCGGTGGTGGCGCGGCCGCCGAGCCGGATCTACCGCTTTCAGAAGCTGGTGCGGCGCAACCGGGGCGTGTTCGTGGCGACCGGGGCGGTGGGACTTTCGCTCATCCTCGGCACGGCGACCTCGACCTGGCTGTTCCTGCGCGAGCGGGACGCGCGCCGGCGGGCGGTCGCGGCGGAGCAGGAGGAGGCGCGGTTGCGGCAAGGGGCGGAGTTGCGGCAGAAGCTGACGCAGGCCGCGCTGCTGGTGAGCCAGGACAAGTTTGCGAAGGCGGATGCGCTATTGGCGGGGATTCCGGTGAACCAGCCGACGGTGGAAGGCGCGGCGGTGCTGCGATCGCTCGGCGAATGGCATGCGGTGGAGAATCGCTGGGCCGAAGCGGTGAAACGTTTCCAGATGCTGGTGCGCATCGACCAGTTGGACGGCTGGGACGTGACCACGCTCGATCTGCTGCGGCTAGGGCCGGCGCTGATCGAGAGCGGGGACGTGGCCGGTTACGAGCGGTTTTGCGAGGCCGCGATCCTGCACCATGTGGCGGCCGCGGTGTCGGCGGGGGATCGCATCGTGAAGATCAGTCTCCTGCGCCCGGCGAACGAACGACTGTTGGCGTCGCTGAAGCCCTACGCGGAGGGCACGGCCAAGTCGCTGGCGATGGCGGATTCGAATGGCGACGGGTTTGGCGCCGCGTGGCGCTCGATGTCGCTCGCGCTCTGGGAGTACCGGCGCGGGGACCTCGCCCGCGCGGCCGACTGGGCCAACCGGTGCCTGAACTACGAGAACGCGAACGAGCCCCGGCAGGCGACGGCGCGGGCGATCCTGGCGATGGCGTTGCGGCAACTCGGGCGGGTGGAGGAGGCGCGGAGCCAGTTGGCGACGGCGCGGGAACTGATTGAGGCTCGAGACAAAGGCGCGGCCAACCGAGGCACGCCGGTGCAGGGGTTTTGGTTCGACTGGCAGTTCGCCCGGCTGATCTATCGCGAGGCGGCGGCGAAAGTGGGGCCGCAGGCGCAGGAGTGA
- a CDS encoding alpha-L-arabinofuranosidase C-terminal domain-containing protein, producing the protein MTSFSRVLVLGLLFVASLGSARAAKVSVAVDRPGADLNPAMWGVFFEDINFGADGGLYAELVKNRGFEFPEPLMGWTKLSPSLARGELTVRTDAPFNAKNPHYVRLASEGTAPFGLSNEGFRGMAVRKGEAYQLSLRARRAGGDTPLRVQLYGGDGAVLETVELKTLPVDWGKVTATLRPNATDPDARLALLLPAKGVVDVDFVSLFPAETWKGRTGGLRADMVQALADLRPGFLRFPGGCIVEGSDLSKRYQWKQTLGPIEERPLLINRWNYEFLHRPTPDYYQTFGLGFLEYFQLCEDIGAEPMPILNCGMACQFNSGELCRPEELDAYIQDALDLIEFANGPVGSTWGAKRAALGHPKPFGVKMLGVGNEQWGEAYLERFAKFAAALKAKYPEVQLIAAAGPLPADERFKLAWARLPGMKADIIDEHCYAPPAWFFDSANRYDTYDRKGPKVFMGEYAAQSVEMVSVKNRNTFECALAEAAFMTGMERNADVVRIASYAPLFSNAEAWQWTPDLIWVDGLRVVLTPNYHVQRMFAVNRGDRVLPVQISEPSKEESTRFYASSTFEAATGEVILKLVNATTKASTTTVALAGAARVGRGMRTVLQAESLDAVNTFGQPQRVEPRTFEFRPDAPTFELTLPAQSFTVLRLPVAR; encoded by the coding sequence ATGACCTCCTTCTCCCGCGTCCTCGTGCTGGGCCTCCTGTTTGTGGCAAGCCTCGGGTCGGCCCGTGCCGCCAAAGTCAGCGTGGCCGTGGATCGGCCAGGTGCGGATTTGAACCCGGCGATGTGGGGCGTCTTCTTCGAGGACATCAACTTCGGGGCGGATGGCGGCCTGTACGCGGAGTTGGTGAAGAACCGGGGTTTCGAGTTTCCCGAGCCGCTGATGGGCTGGACCAAGCTGAGCCCTTCGCTCGCACGGGGTGAACTGACGGTGCGGACCGACGCGCCCTTCAACGCGAAGAACCCGCACTATGTGCGACTGGCGTCCGAAGGGACCGCCCCGTTTGGGCTCTCCAATGAAGGCTTTCGCGGCATGGCGGTGCGCAAAGGCGAGGCGTACCAGCTCAGCCTCCGGGCGCGGCGGGCCGGGGGCGACACGCCGCTGCGGGTGCAGCTCTATGGCGGGGACGGGGCCGTGCTGGAGACGGTGGAGTTGAAGACACTCCCGGTGGACTGGGGCAAGGTGACCGCGACGCTGCGGCCCAATGCCACGGATCCGGATGCGCGGCTCGCGCTGCTGCTGCCGGCGAAAGGCGTGGTCGATGTGGATTTTGTTTCGCTCTTCCCGGCCGAGACCTGGAAGGGCAGGACGGGCGGATTGCGGGCGGACATGGTGCAGGCGCTGGCCGATCTCCGGCCGGGTTTCCTGCGTTTCCCGGGCGGCTGTATCGTCGAGGGCAGCGATCTGTCGAAGCGTTACCAGTGGAAGCAGACGCTCGGGCCGATCGAGGAGCGGCCCCTGCTGATCAACCGCTGGAACTACGAGTTCCTGCACCGGCCCACGCCGGACTACTACCAGACCTTCGGGCTTGGTTTTCTGGAGTACTTCCAGCTCTGCGAGGACATCGGGGCCGAGCCGATGCCGATCCTGAATTGCGGCATGGCGTGCCAGTTCAACTCGGGCGAGCTCTGCCGGCCGGAGGAGCTAGACGCGTACATCCAGGACGCGCTGGACCTGATCGAGTTCGCCAACGGCCCGGTGGGCAGCACGTGGGGCGCGAAACGCGCGGCGCTGGGACACCCGAAGCCCTTTGGCGTGAAGATGCTCGGCGTGGGCAACGAGCAATGGGGGGAGGCTTACCTCGAGCGGTTCGCGAAATTCGCGGCGGCCCTGAAGGCGAAGTACCCGGAGGTGCAGTTGATCGCGGCCGCCGGCCCGCTCCCGGCCGACGAGCGCTTCAAGCTGGCGTGGGCCAGGCTGCCGGGGATGAAGGCGGACATCATTGACGAGCACTGCTACGCGCCGCCGGCGTGGTTCTTCGACAGCGCGAACCGCTACGACACGTACGACCGCAAAGGCCCGAAGGTCTTCATGGGCGAGTACGCGGCGCAGAGCGTCGAGATGGTGAGTGTGAAAAATCGCAACACCTTTGAGTGCGCGTTGGCGGAGGCGGCCTTCATGACGGGGATGGAGCGCAATGCCGACGTCGTGCGCATCGCCTCGTACGCGCCCCTCTTCTCAAATGCGGAGGCGTGGCAGTGGACACCGGACCTGATCTGGGTGGATGGCCTGCGGGTGGTGCTCACGCCGAACTACCATGTGCAGCGCATGTTCGCGGTGAACCGGGGCGACCGCGTGCTGCCCGTGCAGATCAGCGAGCCGAGCAAGGAGGAATCCACCCGGTTCTATGCTTCGTCGACCTTCGAGGCCGCGACGGGCGAGGTGATCCTGAAGCTGGTGAATGCGACGACGAAGGCGTCGACGACCACCGTAGCCCTGGCGGGAGCGGCGCGGGTGGGGCGCGGGATGCGAACCGTGCTGCAGGCGGAGTCGCTGGACGCGGTAAACACCTTTGGCCAGCCGCAGCGGGTCGAGCCGCGGACTTTCGAGTTTAGGCCGGACGCGCCGACCTTCGAGCTTACCCTGCCGGCGCAGTCGTTTACGGTCCTGCGGCTGCCGGTCGCGCGATGA